From Amphritea atlantica, a single genomic window includes:
- a CDS encoding FAD-binding oxidoreductase has translation MAKKYNIKVKRLPKDPGPAAWNSILPKPQQYPALTDDIQADWVIVGGGFAGFAAARRLSQLVGRSESIVLLEAGSLADGPSGRNSGFMIDLPHELNSETYAGAHEHDLQQIRLNREAIRFAANMAEEFGMDRKVFDPCGKVTAAGSDKGVEHIESYRKHLETLGEAYQLRSAAEMKDWTGSDFYSQGLFTPGAVMIQPAAFVRQVAAGLSERVAIYEHSPVTAFELGDVHKLITPKGSVKAKGVILAVNGHVQSFGFFPRQLLHVFTFASMTRALSKDEVRRLGGAKDWGILPADPMGTTVRRSSDYAGSGDRIVIRNHATLNQTLEASGSNMKRAAMLQDRSFANRFPMLQGVDMEYRWGGRLCLSWNSMPAFGELENRVWSACCQNGLGTVKGTLSGMMAAEQAVLGSSDMLQAFLEHQQPKMLPPEPFLSLGANMTMRWKEWQAGIEL, from the coding sequence ATGGCTAAAAAATACAACATAAAGGTAAAACGCTTACCTAAAGATCCGGGCCCTGCTGCCTGGAACAGCATTTTACCCAAGCCCCAGCAATACCCGGCACTGACTGATGATATACAGGCTGACTGGGTGATTGTGGGTGGCGGTTTTGCTGGTTTTGCCGCTGCCCGGCGTCTGTCTCAGCTGGTGGGACGTTCTGAAAGTATCGTGCTGCTGGAGGCGGGAAGTCTGGCTGACGGACCATCAGGTCGTAATAGTGGCTTCATGATTGATCTGCCTCACGAGCTGAACTCCGAAACGTATGCGGGTGCTCATGAGCATGATCTGCAGCAGATCAGGCTGAATCGTGAAGCGATCAGGTTTGCCGCTAATATGGCGGAAGAGTTCGGCATGGATAGGAAAGTGTTTGATCCATGTGGCAAAGTGACCGCTGCCGGATCCGACAAAGGTGTGGAACATATCGAAAGCTACCGTAAGCATCTTGAGACTCTGGGAGAGGCTTACCAGTTAAGGTCTGCTGCAGAGATGAAAGACTGGACCGGCAGTGATTTTTATTCTCAGGGCTTGTTCACGCCGGGTGCGGTGATGATTCAGCCTGCTGCATTTGTCCGTCAGGTGGCTGCGGGGCTGAGTGAGCGGGTTGCCATCTATGAACACTCGCCAGTGACCGCTTTCGAGCTTGGGGATGTGCACAAGTTGATAACCCCGAAAGGGAGTGTGAAGGCTAAGGGGGTGATTCTGGCGGTCAATGGTCATGTGCAATCTTTTGGCTTCTTTCCCCGGCAGTTATTGCATGTATTTACATTTGCTTCAATGACGCGGGCCTTAAGTAAAGATGAGGTCAGACGCCTGGGTGGAGCGAAAGACTGGGGTATTCTTCCTGCTGATCCGATGGGAACGACGGTTCGTCGTAGTTCTGATTATGCGGGCAGTGGCGATCGGATTGTGATTCGTAACCATGCGACACTCAATCAGACCCTCGAAGCGAGCGGCAGCAATATGAAGCGCGCCGCGATGTTACAGGATCGCTCTTTTGCCAATCGCTTTCCGATGTTGCAAGGGGTGGACATGGAATACCGTTGGGGAGGACGACTGTGCCTTTCCTGGAATTCGATGCCTGCGTTTGGCGAGCTTGAAAATCGGGTCTGGTCGGCCTGTTGCCAGAATGGACTGGGGACAGTGAAAGGCACTCTTTCCGGGATGATGGCTGCAGAGCAGGCTGTATTAGGTAGTTCTGATATGTTGCAAGCGTTTCTTGAGCATCAGCAGCCGAAGATGTTACCGCCAGAACCGTTCCTGTCACTGGGGGCTAACATGACAATGCGCTGGAAAGAATGGCAGGCAGGGATCGAACTGTAG
- a CDS encoding LysR family transcriptional regulator — translation MVKHVEPDQILVKMPSLRAVKSFVAAAKYQNFTRAAEALCVTQAAISRQIRELEASLGVSLFKRSGRAVQLTEAGTIFYDAAYLSFVNIAQAAQRIKNSDKSKQELIICCSPAFSAFWLSSRLPGFFADHPEIDVNVVTTNNFLQMEPGVHPDIFINKISDPREGYHSIPLFYDLIYPVCSPLFLKQNPEIVTLEGLQKTTLLNLSPYGRSQIAEHVDWDVWFNSQGIEIDAGPAGERHLFNANDYNMLIQMVLNHQGVSLGWNQLVTPMIEQGWLVKVGDLEIDYKEKRHYLTYSDSKKDNQAFRTFKSWFLSKIAEEKTWVGEQTD, via the coding sequence ATGGTTAAACACGTCGAGCCTGATCAGATCCTGGTGAAAATGCCCTCGTTAAGGGCGGTTAAATCATTTGTAGCTGCGGCTAAATATCAAAATTTCACCCGGGCTGCTGAAGCGTTGTGTGTGACTCAGGCTGCTATCAGTCGTCAGATCAGGGAGTTGGAAGCCTCCCTGGGTGTAAGCCTGTTTAAAAGGTCTGGGCGGGCTGTTCAGTTGACGGAGGCCGGTACTATTTTTTATGACGCGGCTTATCTTTCATTCGTCAATATTGCTCAGGCGGCCCAGCGGATTAAGAACAGCGATAAGAGTAAACAGGAGCTGATAATCTGTTGTTCGCCGGCTTTTTCTGCCTTCTGGTTATCCAGCCGCTTACCGGGCTTTTTTGCCGATCATCCGGAGATCGATGTTAATGTGGTGACCACCAATAACTTTTTGCAGATGGAGCCTGGCGTTCATCCGGATATTTTCATTAACAAGATCAGTGATCCACGGGAGGGCTATCACTCTATTCCATTGTTTTACGATCTTATCTATCCGGTGTGTTCGCCCTTGTTTTTGAAGCAGAACCCGGAAATCGTTACGCTAGAGGGTTTGCAAAAGACTACGCTGCTGAATTTAAGTCCTTATGGGCGTTCACAGATAGCTGAGCATGTTGACTGGGATGTGTGGTTTAACAGTCAGGGAATTGAGATTGATGCCGGTCCTGCAGGGGAGAGGCATCTGTTTAATGCGAATGATTACAACATGCTGATTCAGATGGTGCTTAATCATCAGGGGGTCAGTCTGGGATGGAATCAGCTGGTAACGCCTATGATAGAACAGGGGTGGCTGGTCAAGGTCGGTGATCTGGAAATTGATTATAAGGAAAAACGTCATTATCTGACCTATTCAGACAGTAAAAAAGACAATCAGGCCTTCCGCACGTTTAAAAGCTGGTTCCTGAGTAAAATTGCTGAAGAGAAGACCTGGGTCGGAGAACAAACTGATTGA
- a CDS encoding aldehyde dehydrogenase, whose translation MADLRTHEEYKKIAAELTPPSMSFINGSLRPASDGATIPVINPATGEQITSIPACTAEDVDYAVESARAAFESGCWSKMHPAERKAVLIKLTQLIEQHGDELAVLECIDSGKPISDCVTIDIPEVMHTISWHAELIDKIYDQTAPVGSGAVAMVVREPVGVVGAVLPWNFPILMLAWKIAPSLAAGCSVVLKPAAQTSLTAIRVAELAAEAGVPAGVLNVITGSGSVVGEGIGRHMDVDMVTFTGSTVTGRRFLNYSADSNIKEVVLELGGKNPCVVLDDAEDLDTVAEQVVAAAFWNMGENCSAGSRLIVQEGIKDALLEKVVQHAAEWKTGDPLDPSNQLGALVDQGHFNKVTEYFDIARQEGHKLVIGGESVDGCYVLPTIYTDVKSSDRLAKEEIFGPILSVITVSSYEEAIAVANDTEYGLAASVFTGNAKKSLRAAQELRAGTVTVNCFGEGDITTPFGGYKQSGFGGRDNSIHAHDQFTQLKTIWVDLS comes from the coding sequence ATGGCTGATCTGCGGACACATGAAGAATATAAGAAAATTGCAGCGGAGCTTACGCCTCCTTCAATGAGCTTTATCAATGGTAGTTTACGTCCTGCCAGTGATGGTGCGACTATCCCTGTCATTAATCCGGCAACCGGTGAGCAGATTACCAGTATCCCAGCGTGTACCGCAGAGGATGTGGATTATGCGGTTGAAAGCGCCCGGGCTGCCTTTGAAAGTGGTTGCTGGAGCAAGATGCACCCGGCAGAACGCAAGGCGGTGCTGATTAAACTGACGCAACTGATCGAACAGCATGGTGATGAGCTGGCTGTGTTGGAATGTATCGACTCTGGTAAGCCTATTTCCGACTGTGTAACGATCGATATTCCAGAAGTCATGCATACCATTTCCTGGCATGCCGAGCTGATCGATAAAATTTACGATCAGACTGCGCCGGTCGGTTCAGGTGCTGTAGCAATGGTTGTGCGTGAGCCTGTTGGTGTTGTTGGGGCGGTTCTGCCATGGAACTTCCCGATTCTGATGCTGGCGTGGAAAATTGCACCTTCATTAGCCGCGGGATGCTCGGTAGTGCTTAAGCCTGCCGCACAGACTTCATTAACGGCTATTCGAGTTGCTGAGTTGGCTGCTGAAGCCGGAGTACCTGCAGGTGTGCTGAACGTGATTACTGGATCCGGCAGCGTAGTGGGTGAGGGAATTGGCCGTCATATGGATGTTGATATGGTGACTTTCACCGGATCAACCGTAACCGGACGCCGTTTCCTGAATTATTCAGCCGATTCAAACATTAAAGAAGTCGTACTTGAGCTGGGCGGTAAGAATCCTTGCGTGGTTCTGGATGATGCTGAAGATCTGGATACTGTGGCAGAACAGGTTGTTGCTGCGGCGTTCTGGAATATGGGTGAAAATTGTTCAGCAGGTTCGCGTCTGATTGTTCAGGAAGGTATTAAAGATGCGTTGCTGGAAAAAGTTGTACAGCATGCTGCAGAGTGGAAAACCGGAGACCCGCTGGATCCATCGAATCAGTTAGGCGCCCTGGTCGATCAGGGCCACTTTAACAAAGTGACCGAGTACTTTGATATTGCCAGACAAGAGGGCCACAAGTTGGTGATCGGCGGTGAATCAGTGGATGGTTGCTATGTTTTGCCAACGATCTATACCGATGTAAAAAGCAGTGATCGTCTGGCGAAAGAGGAAATCTTTGGTCCGATTCTGTCTGTTATAACTGTCAGCAGTTATGAAGAAGCGATTGCGGTGGCTAATGATACTGAATACGGTCTGGCAGCATCTGTTTTCACTGGCAATGCTAAGAAGTCTTTGCGTGCAGCTCAGGAATTACGCGCGGGAACCGTAACCGTTAACTGCTTTGGTGAAGGTGATATAACGACACCATTCGGTGGTTATAAACAGTCAGGCTTTGGTGGACGTGATAACTCAATTCATGCCCATGATCAGTTTACTCAGTTGAAAACTATCTGGGTTGATTTGAGTTAA
- a CDS encoding AzlC family ABC transporter permease, protein MKCYSKQFWLGVRDLMPLVSGVLPFGLIAGATGISLGMSPEMVMGMSALFFAGSAQLAAYSLIQDNAPFLIILATAVVINLRFAIYSATFAPLLGPLPKHYRFTLAYMLSDQVYGLCSMPAQMEKPISERIGYLAGVALALYVVWMISVGLGVALGAGIPPHWSLEFTIPLAFLAMLVTTITSRLLFMVAVISGSCAVLFQLLPFNTGFLVAVVAGVCGGLWLPGLIKMRGAPRD, encoded by the coding sequence TTGAAGTGTTATAGTAAACAGTTCTGGCTGGGTGTACGGGATCTCATGCCGCTGGTTTCGGGGGTGTTGCCATTCGGGCTTATCGCCGGGGCGACAGGAATTTCGCTGGGGATGTCTCCCGAGATGGTGATGGGTATGTCGGCGCTGTTTTTTGCCGGGTCTGCGCAGTTGGCTGCCTACTCTCTGATACAGGATAATGCGCCTTTCCTCATTATTCTGGCTACCGCCGTGGTCATTAACCTGCGCTTTGCCATTTACAGTGCGACCTTTGCTCCGTTACTTGGGCCGTTGCCTAAGCACTATCGTTTTACGCTGGCTTATATGTTGTCCGATCAGGTCTATGGGCTCTGTTCAATGCCGGCGCAGATGGAAAAACCTATATCTGAACGCATCGGATATCTGGCCGGAGTGGCCCTGGCCTTGTATGTCGTGTGGATGATCTCGGTGGGTTTGGGGGTTGCTCTGGGTGCGGGAATTCCGCCTCACTGGTCGTTGGAATTTACGATTCCGCTGGCCTTTCTGGCGATGCTGGTGACTACTATCACCAGTCGTCTGCTGTTTATGGTGGCGGTTATATCAGGTAGCTGTGCAGTACTGTTTCAGCTGTTGCCGTTTAATACCGGGTTCCTCGTTGCAGTGGTGGCCGGCGTCTGCGGTGGTCTGTGGTTACCCGGACTGATAAAGATGCGGGGTGCTCCCCGTGACTGA
- a CDS encoding hybrid-cluster NAD(P)-dependent oxidoreductase: MSEFNTSDFMNPMVAQTWSNGRHLVRCVKVIQETHDVTTFTFGMNQPVLFFFKPGQFVTLELEIDGERVMRSYTISSSPSIPYSFSITVKRVPGGLVSNWLHDNLQSGEQIAVHGPVGQFNCLDFPSEKVLLLSGGVGITPVMSMARWWFDTDSEVDMVFAHSARTPNDIIFARELEFMSTRIDNFQLHTVCERNVIGQAWDGYRGYMNQHMLSLMAPDFMEREVFCCGPETYMKAIRAMLQDAGYDMSRYHEESFGETPVKDVKQAEKHADQAEHEETLPKDLVQVCFTDSDRKVSVELGCTLNEAAAEAGVNIAKACGVGICGACRIKVVSGEHNMMHNGGISEEEIAQGYVLSCCTTVQGEMEIEY, from the coding sequence ATGAGCGAATTTAATACCTCTGATTTTATGAACCCTATGGTGGCCCAGACCTGGTCTAACGGTCGTCATCTGGTGCGGTGTGTAAAGGTGATTCAGGAGACACACGATGTCACCACCTTTACGTTTGGAATGAACCAGCCGGTATTGTTTTTTTTCAAACCGGGTCAGTTTGTTACCCTGGAGCTGGAGATCGATGGCGAGCGGGTGATGCGTTCGTATACTATATCCAGTTCACCCTCTATTCCCTATAGCTTTTCTATTACGGTTAAGCGTGTACCGGGAGGATTGGTGTCCAACTGGTTGCATGATAATCTGCAATCCGGTGAGCAGATAGCGGTGCATGGTCCGGTTGGCCAGTTTAACTGTCTGGATTTTCCTTCCGAGAAAGTGCTGCTGCTTTCCGGTGGCGTAGGCATCACTCCGGTGATGTCGATGGCGCGTTGGTGGTTCGATACTGACTCTGAAGTGGATATGGTCTTTGCCCATAGCGCGCGAACCCCGAATGACATTATTTTTGCTCGGGAGCTTGAGTTTATGTCCACCCGGATCGATAACTTTCAGCTGCATACTGTCTGCGAACGCAATGTGATTGGCCAGGCCTGGGATGGTTACCGGGGCTATATGAACCAGCATATGCTCAGTCTGATGGCGCCGGACTTTATGGAACGGGAAGTATTCTGTTGCGGCCCAGAGACCTATATGAAAGCCATCAGGGCGATGCTACAGGACGCTGGCTATGACATGTCCAGATACCATGAGGAGTCCTTTGGTGAGACGCCGGTCAAGGATGTGAAGCAGGCTGAAAAGCATGCCGATCAGGCCGAACATGAAGAGACGTTGCCGAAAGATCTGGTGCAGGTCTGCTTCACCGACAGCGACCGTAAGGTTTCCGTTGAGCTGGGCTGCACCCTCAATGAAGCTGCAGCCGAAGCCGGGGTTAATATCGCCAAGGCCTGTGGTGTCGGTATCTGCGGGGCTTGTCGAATTAAGGTTGTATCCGGTGAACATAATATGATGCATAACGGCGGTATTAGCGAAGAGGAGATCGCTCAGGGATACGTTCTGTCCTGCTGTACCACGGTACAGGGCGAGATGGAGATAGAATACTGA
- a CDS encoding dihydrodipicolinate synthase family protein: MHFEGIYTPVITPFKADYSIDYDAYAIHVTYLLESGVHGLMIGGTTGEYYVESHEERVQLLKIARQICGDKLQIIFGTGSVDPTNSVRLAEDAAKYGADVVLLATPPYSLPTQRELAEHALTVDRAANLPAMLYNYPDRMGVNMEAEFFDRVASSDNICSIKESSGDINRLHMLANDYPSIQVACGMDDQALEFFAWGAKSWVCAGSNFLPTEHIALYQACVVENDFNKGRRIMAEMMPLMHVLEQGGKFIQSVKHGVTLDGRFAGEVRKPLLGLEEAEKDAMAQVVGELKENIAKIVAEG, encoded by the coding sequence ATGCATTTCGAAGGAATTTATACTCCTGTCATCACGCCATTCAAGGCTGATTACTCCATCGACTACGATGCCTATGCGATTCATGTTACTTACCTTCTTGAGTCAGGTGTGCATGGCCTGATGATTGGTGGAACTACGGGTGAATACTATGTTGAGAGCCATGAAGAGCGTGTTCAGCTGCTCAAGATAGCGCGTCAGATTTGTGGCGATAAGCTGCAGATTATTTTCGGTACCGGATCTGTAGATCCGACAAACTCCGTCAGGCTGGCTGAAGATGCTGCAAAGTATGGGGCTGATGTCGTTCTGCTGGCGACCCCCCCTTATTCGCTGCCAACTCAGCGGGAGCTGGCCGAACATGCGCTGACCGTCGATCGTGCCGCTAACCTGCCGGCAATGCTATATAACTACCCTGATCGCATGGGTGTGAATATGGAAGCGGAGTTCTTCGACCGTGTTGCCAGCAGTGACAATATCTGCAGTATCAAAGAGAGTTCTGGCGATATCAATCGTCTGCATATGCTGGCTAATGACTATCCAAGCATCCAGGTTGCCTGTGGTATGGATGACCAGGCACTGGAATTCTTTGCCTGGGGCGCTAAAAGCTGGGTGTGCGCCGGATCCAACTTCCTGCCGACAGAGCATATTGCGTTGTATCAGGCCTGTGTCGTTGAAAATGATTTTAACAAAGGCCGCCGCATCATGGCTGAAATGATGCCATTGATGCATGTACTGGAGCAGGGCGGCAAGTTTATCCAGAGTGTTAAGCATGGCGTGACTCTGGACGGTCGTTTCGCTGGCGAAGTCCGTAAACCACTGCTGGGACTCGAAGAGGCAGAGAAAGACGCAATGGCTCAGGTTGTCGGTGAGCTGAAAGAAAACATCGCTAAAATCGTTGCGGAGGGTTGA